From a single Carassius auratus strain Wakin chromosome 38, ASM336829v1, whole genome shotgun sequence genomic region:
- the LOC113057424 gene encoding slit homolog 1 protein-like isoform X2 — MPKLRTFRLHSNSLICDCNLSWLSQWLRERPTIGLFTQCSAPAPIRGLNVAEVQKHEFSCSGQSEDAAVQSCSFATGSCPAVCTCSNNIVDCRGKGLTVIPDNLPDSMTEIRLEQNSIKSIPPGAFSPYKKLRRIDLSNNQISELAPDAFQGLRSLNSLVLYGNKITDLPRGVFDGLYALQLLLLNANKIHCLRANTFQDLQNLSLLSLYDNKIQTLSKGTFTSLRAIQTLHLAQNPFICDCNLKWLADYLRSNPIETSGARCTSPRRLANKRIGQIKSKKFRCSAKEQYVIPGTEDTRLSSDCNNDPVCPAKCRCESTVVDCSNLQLNRIPEHIPASTTELRLNNNEIRAIEAAGAFKMLSHLKKINLSNNKISEIEDGAFEGASSVNELHLTANQLDSVHSGMFRGLDGLRMLMLRNNRISCIHNNSFTGLHSVRLLSLYDNTLTSITPGAFDTLQSLSTLNLLANPFNCNCHLAWLSSWLRNRKIVTGNPRCQRPAFLKEIPLQDVALPDFRCQEDQEEASCMPPVQCPPECTCLETVVRCSNKHLHVLPKGIPRNVTELYLDGNQFSVVPKELSTFKNLQLVDLSNNRISSLTNSSFASMSQLTTLILSYNALRCIPTLAFGGLQSLRLLSLHGNDISELPDGIFSDAASLSHLAIGANPLYCDCRLRWLSDWVKTGYKEPGIACCAGPHGMEGKLLLTTPAKRFECHGEVDTAILVKCNPCMSKPCLNHGSCEADHTDGYRCRCSDGFKGKNCETPLNACVSEPCKNGGTCHMSGEEDEGFSCSCAAGFEGPTCDIDTDECKDNDCQNGATCIDGRNNYTCLCAPFYTGEMCEDMEDMCASARSPCKHQSTCFITVTGPKCICAPGYVGDDCSVNYDDCTDHRCQNGAQCVDEVNGYSCLCPKDYSGQLCEVPSTPRSICDLADCQNNAPCVERGGHALCQCLEGFGGPRCEKLVSVNFVDRDSYLLLSDPKNWPQANITLQVSTAEDNGILLYNGDNDHIAVELHEGHVKVSYDPGSQPSHAIYSTETINDGQFHTVELVTFDQMVNLSIDGGIPTTMDSFGKVQPLRGEAPLYVGGMPVSVHPTAPRVWQIQNSSSFHGCIQNLYINNELQDFTKTQMKPGVVPGCEPCRKIYCLHGICQPNTAIGPVCHCQPGWSGQHCDQPSANPCLGSKCVHGRCIPMDRQSYRCECLEGFHGALCTQREELFNPCRKLQCTHGHCQISETGDAYCHCEVGYSGELCDKESECHGEPVRDFYQVQRGYAICQTTRMVSWVECNGSCDTGSCCASQRMKRRKYTFECSDGTSFSEEVEKTIKCGCVGCM, encoded by the exons ATGCCCAAGCTCAGGACCTT TCGTTTACATTCCAACTCCCTGATCTGCGACTGTAATCTGTCCTGGCTGTCGCAGTGGCTGCGCGAGCGGCCCACCATCGGTCTGTTCACGCAGTGCAGCGCTCCGGCTCCGATACGAGGACTTAATGTAGCCGAGGTCCAGAAACATGAATTCAGCTGTTCAG GTCAGTCTGAAGACGCTGCTGTGCAGTCCTGTAGTTTTGCCACGGGCTCGTGTCCGGCCGTCTGCACCTGCAGTAATAATATAGTGGACTGCAGAGGGAAAGGACTGACTGTGATCCCGGACAACCTGCCCGACAGCATGACAGAGAT ACGACTGGAACAAAACAGCATCAAATCCATCCCTCCAGGAGCATTTTCTCCTTATAAGAAACTGCGCAGAAT AGATCTCAGCAACAACCAGATTTCTGAGCTCGCTCCTGACGCCTTCCAGGGCCTGCGCTCACTGAactcact GGTTCTGTACGGAAACAAGATCACTGATCTGCCCAGAGGAGTGTTTGACGGACTCTACGCCCTGCAGCTGCT CCTTTTGAACGCAAACAAGATCCACTGTCTCCGTGCGAACACCTTTCAGGACCTGCAGAATCTCTCGCTGCTTTCTTTATATGACAACAAAATCCAGACGCTGTCCAAGGGCACGTTCACCTCGCTGCGCGCCATCCAGACCCt TCATCTGGCTCAGAATCCCTTCATCTGTGACTGTAATCTGAAGTGGTTGGCTGATTACCTGCGCTCTAACCCCATCGAGACCAGTGGTGCCCGCTGCACCAGCCCTCGCCGGCTCGCCAACAAACGCATCGGCCAGATCAAGAGCAAGAAGTTCCGCTGCTCCG CCAAAGAGCAGTATGTCATCCCAG GAACGGAGGACACCAGGCTGAGCAGCGACTGTAATAATGACCCCGTCTGTCCAGCCAAATGCCGCTGTGAGTCCACTGTAGTGGACTGCTCCAATCTACAGCTGAACCGCATCCCCGAGCACATCCCAGCGTCCACCACTGAACT GCGTCTCAACAATAACGAGATCAGGGCGATAGAGGCCGCAGGTGCTTTCAAGATGCTTTCTCACCTGAAGAAAAT AAACCTGAGCAATAATAAGATCTCTGAAATCGAGGATGGGGCGTTTGAGGGGGCGTCTTCGGTCAACGAGCTGCACCTGACAGCAAACCAGCTGGATTCAGTGCACAGCGGGATGTTCAGAGGACTGGACGGCCTGCGCATGCT AATGCTGCGCAACAATCGCATCAGCTGCATTCACAACAACAGTTTCACGGGCTTGCACAGCGTCCGTCTGCTGTCACTCTACGACAACACGCTGACCAGCATCACCCCCGGAGCCTTCGACACGCTGCAGAGCCTCTCAACCCT AAACCTGTTGGCCAACCCGTTCAACTGTAACTGCCACCTGGCgtggttgagcagctggctgaggAACCGTAAGATCGTGACGGGAAACCCTCGTTGCCAGCGGCCGGCGTTCCTCAAAGAGATCCCCCTGCAGGACGTGGCTTTACCAGACTTCCGCTGCCAGGAGG ATCAAGAGGAGGCCAGCTGCATGCCGCCCGTTCAGTGTCCCCCAGAGTGCACCTGTCTGGAGACCGTGGTCCGCTGCAGCAACAAACACCTGCACGTCTTACCCAAGGGAATCCCACGCAACGTCACCGAGCT gTATCTGGATGGAAACCAGTTCAGCGTGGTGCCAAAGGAGCTGTCCACCTTCAAGAACCTGCAGCTAGT AGACCTGAGTAACAACAGGATCAGCTCTCTGACCAACTCTTCGTTTGCCAGCATGAGTCAGCTGACGACGCT GATCCTGAGCTATAACGCTCTGCGCTGTATCCCCACGCTGGCGTTCGGAGGGCTTCAGTCGCTCCGCTTGCT GTCTCTGCATGGTAATGACATCTCTGAACTGCCTGATGGGATCTTCAGCGACGCTGCATCGCTGTCACATCT GGCGATTGGTGCGAACCCTCTGTACTGTGACTGCCGTCTGCGCTGGCTCTCTGACTGGGTGAAAACCGGCTACAAGGAGCCTGGCATCGCATGCTGCGCCGGACCGCACGGCATGGAGGGGAAACTACTGCTCACCACCCCGGCCAAGAGGTTTGAGTGTCACG gtgaagTGGACACTGCTATACTAGTGAAGTGTAACCCGTGCATGTCCAAGCCCTGTCTGAACCACGGCAGCTGTGAGGCCGATCACACGGACGGCTACAGGTGCCGCTGTTCAGACGGGTTTaag GGCAAGAACTGTGAGACGCCGCTCAACGCTTGCGTCAGTGAGCCCTGTAAGAACGGAGGAACATGCCACATGTCTGGAGAAGAGGATGAAGGCTTTAG CTGTTCGTGTGCGGCAGGCTTTGAAGGCCCCACATGTGACATTGACACagacgagtgtaaagacaatgACTGTCAAAACGGAGCAACCTGCATAGACGGCAGAAACAATTACACCTGTTTATGTGCCCCTTTTTACACAG gggAGATGTGTGAGGATATGGAGGACATGTGTGCTTCTGCTCGCAGTCCCTGCAAACACCAGTCCACCTGCTTCATCACAGTCACTGGCCCAAA GTGTATATGCGCACCTGGTTATGTGGGTGACGACTGCAGTGTGAACTATGACGACTGTACTGACCACAGGTGTCAGAATGGGGCACAGTGTGTGGACGAGGTCAACGGATACTCCTGCCTCTGTCCCAAGGACTACAG TGGACAGCTTTGTGAAGTCCCATCTACTCCACGCTCTATCTGTGACCTGGCCGACTGTCAAAACAATGCCCCATGTGTGGAGCGGGGGGGCCATGCATTGTGTCAATGCCTAGAAGGGTTTGGTGGACCACGCTGTGAAAAGTTGGTCAGTGTCAACTTTGTGGACCGAGACTCCTACCTGCTACTGAGTGACCCGAAGAACTGGCCTCAGGCTAACATCACACTACAG GTGTCCACCGCAGAAGACAATGGCATTCTTCTATACAATGGGGACAATGACCACATTGCCGTGGAGCTTCATGAAGGTCATGTTAAAGTCAGCTATGACCCTGGCAGCCAACCAAGTCATGCAATCTACAG TACTGAGACTATCAACGATGGTCAGTTCCACACTGTAGAACTGGTGACCTTTGACCAGATGGTGAACCTTTCTATAGATGGTGGTATCCCAACAACCATGGACAGCTTTGGGAAGGTGCAGCCCTTGAGGGGAGAAGCTCCACTATATGTGGGAG GCATGCCGGTCAGTGTCCACCCCACAGCTCCCCGCGTCTGGCAGATCCAAAACAGCTCCAGTTTTCACGGCTGTATTCAGAACCTTTACATCAATAATGAGCTACAAGACTTTACCAAAACCCAGATGAAGCCTGGTGTGGTGCCCGGATGTGAGCCCTGCCGAAAGATATACTGCCTCCATGGTATTTGCCAACCCAACACTGCCATAGGCCCTGTATGCCACTGCCAGCCCGGATGGAGTGGGCAACACTGTGACCAGCCTTCGGCGAACCCCTGCCTGGGCAGCAA GTGTGTCCATGGGAGATGTATTCCAATGGACAGGCAGTCGTACCGCTGTGAATGCCTAGAGGGTTTTCATGGAGCCCTGTGCACCCAGCGGGAAGAGCTCTTCAATCCATGCAGAAAGCTTCAATGCACACATGGTCACTGTCAGATATCTGAGACAGGAGATGCCTACTGTCATTGTGAGGTGGGCTACAGTGGAGAGTTATGTGACAAGG AGTCTGAGTGCCACGGGGAGCCAGTGCGGGACTTCTACCAGGTCCAGCGTGGTTACGCCATCTGTCAGACCACACGCATGGTGTCGTGGGTGGAGTGCAACGGCTCCTGCGACACCGGCTCCTGCTGCGCCAGTCAAAGGATGAAGCGCAGGAAATACACTTTCGAGTGCAGCGATGGCACATCCTTCAGCGAGGAGGTTGAAAAGACCATCAAGTGTGGCTGTGTGGGGTGCATGTAG
- the LOC113057424 gene encoding slit homolog 1 protein-like isoform X1, with product MMRARGGLSVGRLVEVCIQVLLLCKAAAACPALCTCSGTTVDCHGLGLKTMPGNIPRNTERLELNGNNLTRINRNDFSGLKYLRVLQLMENQIGTVERGAFDDMRELERLRLNRNQLHQLPELLFQKNAALSRLDLSENFIQAIPRKAFRGATDIKNLQLDKNHISCIEDGAFRALRGLEVLTLNNNNISSIPVSSFNHMPKLRTFRLHSNSLICDCNLSWLSQWLRERPTIGLFTQCSAPAPIRGLNVAEVQKHEFSCSGQSEDAAVQSCSFATGSCPAVCTCSNNIVDCRGKGLTVIPDNLPDSMTEIRLEQNSIKSIPPGAFSPYKKLRRIDLSNNQISELAPDAFQGLRSLNSLVLYGNKITDLPRGVFDGLYALQLLLLNANKIHCLRANTFQDLQNLSLLSLYDNKIQTLSKGTFTSLRAIQTLHLAQNPFICDCNLKWLADYLRSNPIETSGARCTSPRRLANKRIGQIKSKKFRCSAKEQYVIPGTEDTRLSSDCNNDPVCPAKCRCESTVVDCSNLQLNRIPEHIPASTTELRLNNNEIRAIEAAGAFKMLSHLKKINLSNNKISEIEDGAFEGASSVNELHLTANQLDSVHSGMFRGLDGLRMLMLRNNRISCIHNNSFTGLHSVRLLSLYDNTLTSITPGAFDTLQSLSTLNLLANPFNCNCHLAWLSSWLRNRKIVTGNPRCQRPAFLKEIPLQDVALPDFRCQEDQEEASCMPPVQCPPECTCLETVVRCSNKHLHVLPKGIPRNVTELYLDGNQFSVVPKELSTFKNLQLVDLSNNRISSLTNSSFASMSQLTTLILSYNALRCIPTLAFGGLQSLRLLSLHGNDISELPDGIFSDAASLSHLAIGANPLYCDCRLRWLSDWVKTGYKEPGIACCAGPHGMEGKLLLTTPAKRFECHGEVDTAILVKCNPCMSKPCLNHGSCEADHTDGYRCRCSDGFKGKNCETPLNACVSEPCKNGGTCHMSGEEDEGFSCSCAAGFEGPTCDIDTDECKDNDCQNGATCIDGRNNYTCLCAPFYTGEMCEDMEDMCASARSPCKHQSTCFITVTGPKCICAPGYVGDDCSVNYDDCTDHRCQNGAQCVDEVNGYSCLCPKDYSGQLCEVPSTPRSICDLADCQNNAPCVERGGHALCQCLEGFGGPRCEKLVSVNFVDRDSYLLLSDPKNWPQANITLQVSTAEDNGILLYNGDNDHIAVELHEGHVKVSYDPGSQPSHAIYSTETINDGQFHTVELVTFDQMVNLSIDGGIPTTMDSFGKVQPLRGEAPLYVGGMPVSVHPTAPRVWQIQNSSSFHGCIQNLYINNELQDFTKTQMKPGVVPGCEPCRKIYCLHGICQPNTAIGPVCHCQPGWSGQHCDQPSANPCLGSKCVHGRCIPMDRQSYRCECLEGFHGALCTQREELFNPCRKLQCTHGHCQISETGDAYCHCEVGYSGELCDKESECHGEPVRDFYQVQRGYAICQTTRMVSWVECNGSCDTGSCCASQRMKRRKYTFECSDGTSFSEEVEKTIKCGCVGCM from the exons AGACTTGAGTGAGAACTTCATCCAGGCGATTCCTCGCAAGGCCTTCAGAGGAGCAACGGACATCAAGAACCT TCAGCTAGACAAGAATCACATCAGCTGCATCGAGGACGGAGCTTTCCGTGCACTACGAGGACTTGAAGTTTT AACcctgaacaacaacaacatcagcagCATCCCAGTGTCCAGCTTCAACCACATGCCCAAGCTCAGGACCTT TCGTTTACATTCCAACTCCCTGATCTGCGACTGTAATCTGTCCTGGCTGTCGCAGTGGCTGCGCGAGCGGCCCACCATCGGTCTGTTCACGCAGTGCAGCGCTCCGGCTCCGATACGAGGACTTAATGTAGCCGAGGTCCAGAAACATGAATTCAGCTGTTCAG GTCAGTCTGAAGACGCTGCTGTGCAGTCCTGTAGTTTTGCCACGGGCTCGTGTCCGGCCGTCTGCACCTGCAGTAATAATATAGTGGACTGCAGAGGGAAAGGACTGACTGTGATCCCGGACAACCTGCCCGACAGCATGACAGAGAT ACGACTGGAACAAAACAGCATCAAATCCATCCCTCCAGGAGCATTTTCTCCTTATAAGAAACTGCGCAGAAT AGATCTCAGCAACAACCAGATTTCTGAGCTCGCTCCTGACGCCTTCCAGGGCCTGCGCTCACTGAactcact GGTTCTGTACGGAAACAAGATCACTGATCTGCCCAGAGGAGTGTTTGACGGACTCTACGCCCTGCAGCTGCT CCTTTTGAACGCAAACAAGATCCACTGTCTCCGTGCGAACACCTTTCAGGACCTGCAGAATCTCTCGCTGCTTTCTTTATATGACAACAAAATCCAGACGCTGTCCAAGGGCACGTTCACCTCGCTGCGCGCCATCCAGACCCt TCATCTGGCTCAGAATCCCTTCATCTGTGACTGTAATCTGAAGTGGTTGGCTGATTACCTGCGCTCTAACCCCATCGAGACCAGTGGTGCCCGCTGCACCAGCCCTCGCCGGCTCGCCAACAAACGCATCGGCCAGATCAAGAGCAAGAAGTTCCGCTGCTCCG CCAAAGAGCAGTATGTCATCCCAG GAACGGAGGACACCAGGCTGAGCAGCGACTGTAATAATGACCCCGTCTGTCCAGCCAAATGCCGCTGTGAGTCCACTGTAGTGGACTGCTCCAATCTACAGCTGAACCGCATCCCCGAGCACATCCCAGCGTCCACCACTGAACT GCGTCTCAACAATAACGAGATCAGGGCGATAGAGGCCGCAGGTGCTTTCAAGATGCTTTCTCACCTGAAGAAAAT AAACCTGAGCAATAATAAGATCTCTGAAATCGAGGATGGGGCGTTTGAGGGGGCGTCTTCGGTCAACGAGCTGCACCTGACAGCAAACCAGCTGGATTCAGTGCACAGCGGGATGTTCAGAGGACTGGACGGCCTGCGCATGCT AATGCTGCGCAACAATCGCATCAGCTGCATTCACAACAACAGTTTCACGGGCTTGCACAGCGTCCGTCTGCTGTCACTCTACGACAACACGCTGACCAGCATCACCCCCGGAGCCTTCGACACGCTGCAGAGCCTCTCAACCCT AAACCTGTTGGCCAACCCGTTCAACTGTAACTGCCACCTGGCgtggttgagcagctggctgaggAACCGTAAGATCGTGACGGGAAACCCTCGTTGCCAGCGGCCGGCGTTCCTCAAAGAGATCCCCCTGCAGGACGTGGCTTTACCAGACTTCCGCTGCCAGGAGG ATCAAGAGGAGGCCAGCTGCATGCCGCCCGTTCAGTGTCCCCCAGAGTGCACCTGTCTGGAGACCGTGGTCCGCTGCAGCAACAAACACCTGCACGTCTTACCCAAGGGAATCCCACGCAACGTCACCGAGCT gTATCTGGATGGAAACCAGTTCAGCGTGGTGCCAAAGGAGCTGTCCACCTTCAAGAACCTGCAGCTAGT AGACCTGAGTAACAACAGGATCAGCTCTCTGACCAACTCTTCGTTTGCCAGCATGAGTCAGCTGACGACGCT GATCCTGAGCTATAACGCTCTGCGCTGTATCCCCACGCTGGCGTTCGGAGGGCTTCAGTCGCTCCGCTTGCT GTCTCTGCATGGTAATGACATCTCTGAACTGCCTGATGGGATCTTCAGCGACGCTGCATCGCTGTCACATCT GGCGATTGGTGCGAACCCTCTGTACTGTGACTGCCGTCTGCGCTGGCTCTCTGACTGGGTGAAAACCGGCTACAAGGAGCCTGGCATCGCATGCTGCGCCGGACCGCACGGCATGGAGGGGAAACTACTGCTCACCACCCCGGCCAAGAGGTTTGAGTGTCACG gtgaagTGGACACTGCTATACTAGTGAAGTGTAACCCGTGCATGTCCAAGCCCTGTCTGAACCACGGCAGCTGTGAGGCCGATCACACGGACGGCTACAGGTGCCGCTGTTCAGACGGGTTTaag GGCAAGAACTGTGAGACGCCGCTCAACGCTTGCGTCAGTGAGCCCTGTAAGAACGGAGGAACATGCCACATGTCTGGAGAAGAGGATGAAGGCTTTAG CTGTTCGTGTGCGGCAGGCTTTGAAGGCCCCACATGTGACATTGACACagacgagtgtaaagacaatgACTGTCAAAACGGAGCAACCTGCATAGACGGCAGAAACAATTACACCTGTTTATGTGCCCCTTTTTACACAG gggAGATGTGTGAGGATATGGAGGACATGTGTGCTTCTGCTCGCAGTCCCTGCAAACACCAGTCCACCTGCTTCATCACAGTCACTGGCCCAAA GTGTATATGCGCACCTGGTTATGTGGGTGACGACTGCAGTGTGAACTATGACGACTGTACTGACCACAGGTGTCAGAATGGGGCACAGTGTGTGGACGAGGTCAACGGATACTCCTGCCTCTGTCCCAAGGACTACAG TGGACAGCTTTGTGAAGTCCCATCTACTCCACGCTCTATCTGTGACCTGGCCGACTGTCAAAACAATGCCCCATGTGTGGAGCGGGGGGGCCATGCATTGTGTCAATGCCTAGAAGGGTTTGGTGGACCACGCTGTGAAAAGTTGGTCAGTGTCAACTTTGTGGACCGAGACTCCTACCTGCTACTGAGTGACCCGAAGAACTGGCCTCAGGCTAACATCACACTACAG GTGTCCACCGCAGAAGACAATGGCATTCTTCTATACAATGGGGACAATGACCACATTGCCGTGGAGCTTCATGAAGGTCATGTTAAAGTCAGCTATGACCCTGGCAGCCAACCAAGTCATGCAATCTACAG TACTGAGACTATCAACGATGGTCAGTTCCACACTGTAGAACTGGTGACCTTTGACCAGATGGTGAACCTTTCTATAGATGGTGGTATCCCAACAACCATGGACAGCTTTGGGAAGGTGCAGCCCTTGAGGGGAGAAGCTCCACTATATGTGGGAG GCATGCCGGTCAGTGTCCACCCCACAGCTCCCCGCGTCTGGCAGATCCAAAACAGCTCCAGTTTTCACGGCTGTATTCAGAACCTTTACATCAATAATGAGCTACAAGACTTTACCAAAACCCAGATGAAGCCTGGTGTGGTGCCCGGATGTGAGCCCTGCCGAAAGATATACTGCCTCCATGGTATTTGCCAACCCAACACTGCCATAGGCCCTGTATGCCACTGCCAGCCCGGATGGAGTGGGCAACACTGTGACCAGCCTTCGGCGAACCCCTGCCTGGGCAGCAA GTGTGTCCATGGGAGATGTATTCCAATGGACAGGCAGTCGTACCGCTGTGAATGCCTAGAGGGTTTTCATGGAGCCCTGTGCACCCAGCGGGAAGAGCTCTTCAATCCATGCAGAAAGCTTCAATGCACACATGGTCACTGTCAGATATCTGAGACAGGAGATGCCTACTGTCATTGTGAGGTGGGCTACAGTGGAGAGTTATGTGACAAGG AGTCTGAGTGCCACGGGGAGCCAGTGCGGGACTTCTACCAGGTCCAGCGTGGTTACGCCATCTGTCAGACCACACGCATGGTGTCGTGGGTGGAGTGCAACGGCTCCTGCGACACCGGCTCCTGCTGCGCCAGTCAAAGGATGAAGCGCAGGAAATACACTTTCGAGTGCAGCGATGGCACATCCTTCAGCGAGGAGGTTGAAAAGACCATCAAGTGTGGCTGTGTGGGGTGCATGTAG